The Lactobacillus sp. ESL0680 genome has a segment encoding these proteins:
- the efp gene encoding elongation factor P, with the protein MVQAINLKKGMVFSQDGKLIRVLKANHHKPGKGNTVMQMDLRNVESGAVVHKTMRPTEKVDLVDITKKKAQYLYNEGDTYTFMDNETYEQYEVSGDQLGDDKLYLIPNIEIQLEFANGSKLLGVELPSTVVMKVAQTEPGIKGATVTGSGKPATMETGLVVQVPDFITEGEDLVINTDGGVYKSRAEGNK; encoded by the coding sequence ATGGTACAAGCAATTAACTTAAAAAAGGGTATGGTTTTTAGCCAAGACGGCAAATTAATTCGGGTATTAAAGGCCAACCACCACAAACCCGGCAAGGGTAATACAGTAATGCAAATGGATCTGCGTAACGTTGAAAGCGGCGCAGTTGTCCACAAGACAATGCGGCCAACAGAAAAGGTTGACTTGGTCGACATTACCAAGAAAAAAGCCCAATATTTATATAATGAAGGTGACACTTATACATTTATGGACAATGAAACTTACGAGCAATACGAAGTTTCTGGTGACCAATTGGGCGACGACAAGCTTTACTTAATTCCAAATATTGAAATTCAATTGGAATTTGCCAATGGTAGTAAATTGTTAGGGGTTGAACTGCCGTCGACAGTTGTGATGAAGGTTGCGCAGACCGAACCTGGAATTAAGGGTGCAACGGTTACTGGCTCAGGTAAGCCAGCAACAATGGAAACTGGCTTGGTTGTTCAAGTGCCAGACTTTATTACTGAAGGTGAAGACTTAGTAATTAACACAGATGGTGGTGTTTATAAGTCAAGAGCTGAAGGCAATAAGTAA